Proteins found in one Micropterus dolomieu isolate WLL.071019.BEF.003 ecotype Adirondacks linkage group LG10, ASM2129224v1, whole genome shotgun sequence genomic segment:
- the LOC123978328 gene encoding ALK and LTK ligand 1-like isoform X2: MSGLRKHFNMGLVLLMCTLTAHYSESAPTAAPEAAAGRDAQQQDLRRIVEIVKHVEGSRGRHSAKTEAPLTSRTRSSPVEPKDLRNVKTFRGEQVVAVFPTDLKKKEKFLKHITGPLYFSPKCRKHVYRVYHHTRECTVPAYFKRCARLLTRLAGTPQCTEG, translated from the exons ATGAGCGGACTGCGCAAGCACTTCAACATGGGACTGGTGCTACTAATGTGCACGCTGACGGCCCACTACAGCGAGAGCGCGCCCACGGCGGCCCCGGAGGCGGCAGCCGGCAGGGACGCGCAGCAGCAGGACTTGAGGCGGATAGTAGAGATCGTGAAACACGTGGAGGGGAGCCGGGGTCGCCACAGCGCGAAAACGGAAGCTCCCTTAACATCACGGACGAGGAGCTCTCCGGTGGAACCAAAGGATTTACGCAACGTGAAAACATTCAGAGGGGAGCAGGTTGTCG CGGTATTCCCCACAGATCTCAAAAAGAAGGAGAAGTTCCTCAAACATATAACAG GTCCGCTCTACTTCAGTCCCAAGTGCCGGAAGCATGTCTACAGAGTCTACCACCACACCAGAGAATGCACAGTACCCGCAT ACTTCAAAAGATGTGCGCGGCTTCTCACGCGACTAGCCGGCACTCCGCAGTGCACAGAGGGGTAG
- the LOC123978328 gene encoding protein ALKAL-like isoform X1 encodes MFTPGVIGELSSQSRHVRCPVKLVLAQRRRRTTHLFPPSPHSTGAMSGLRKHFNMGLVLLMCTLTAHYSESAPTAAPEAAAGRDAQQQDLRRIVEIVKHVEGSRGRHSAKTEAPLTSRTRSSPVEPKDLRNVKTFRGEQVVAVFPTDLKKKEKFLKHITGPLYFSPKCRKHVYRVYHHTRECTVPAYFKRCARLLTRLAGTPQCTEG; translated from the exons GTGTCCGGTTAAGCTTGTTCTTGCCCAGAGGCGTCGGCGAACGACCCATTTGTTTCCCCCCTCCCCTCACTCAACGGGAGCTATGAGCGGACTGCGCAAGCACTTCAACATGGGACTGGTGCTACTAATGTGCACGCTGACGGCCCACTACAGCGAGAGCGCGCCCACGGCGGCCCCGGAGGCGGCAGCCGGCAGGGACGCGCAGCAGCAGGACTTGAGGCGGATAGTAGAGATCGTGAAACACGTGGAGGGGAGCCGGGGTCGCCACAGCGCGAAAACGGAAGCTCCCTTAACATCACGGACGAGGAGCTCTCCGGTGGAACCAAAGGATTTACGCAACGTGAAAACATTCAGAGGGGAGCAGGTTGTCG CGGTATTCCCCACAGATCTCAAAAAGAAGGAGAAGTTCCTCAAACATATAACAG GTCCGCTCTACTTCAGTCCCAAGTGCCGGAAGCATGTCTACAGAGTCTACCACCACACCAGAGAATGCACAGTACCCGCAT ACTTCAAAAGATGTGCGCGGCTTCTCACGCGACTAGCCGGCACTCCGCAGTGCACAGAGGGGTAG